One genomic segment of Hordeum vulgare subsp. vulgare chromosome 2H, MorexV3_pseudomolecules_assembly, whole genome shotgun sequence includes these proteins:
- the LOC123431494 gene encoding protein transport protein Sec24-like At3g07100: MRPSAGNERPPGRPVSGFVPGFAAGAPPPAAGASPFGAAAPLVRPGGPAGPFAPPPTQQQGPPVPQAAASPRGPFGAAPPSAMGGYRGPPPQQGSFGAGPPPSGPFSAAPPAQGPFGATTPPPQGPFGATSRPQGSFGAAPPPQGPFGTAPPSQGPFGAAPPPFRPPPSAIQQPQSPTGSAMPPPTYVRPPPVQSQPQPVQGYYPGGPNQQFPPSRPAFQQPMQNMPPPPMGPHSSYSNQPAYPTTGPPMGTLQSLVEDFQSLSVSSAPGSLDPGVDVNGLPRPLYGDEEPAKVLEAFPLNCHPRYFRLTTHTIPASQSLVSRWHLPLGAVVHPLAEAPDGEEVPVVNFGSAGVIRCRRCRTYINPYATFADAGRKWRCNLCTLLNDVPGEYFCGLDASGRRFDTDQRPELSKGTVEFVAPTEYMVRPPMPPSYFFLIDVSVSAVRSGLLEVVAKTIKSCLDDLLGFPRTQIGFLTFDSTLHFHNFKSSLSQPQMMVVADLDDVFLPLPDDLLVNLVDSRHVIESFLDNLPNMFQDNVNVESALGPALKAAFMVMGQIGGKLLVFQSTLPSLGIGRLRLRGDDVRAYGTDKEHILRIPEDPFYKQMAAEFTKNQIAVDIFSLSDKYCDIASLGSLAKYTGGQVYHYPSFQATTHGEKLRHELSRDLTRETAWESVMRIRCGKGVRFTTYHGHFMLRSTDLLALPAVDSDKAFAMQLSLEETLMTTQTVYFQVALLYTSSSGERRIRVHTAAAPVVTDLGEMYRQADTGAIVSVLARIAVENSLSDKLDSVRQQLQLKLVKSLKEYRNLYVVQHRIGGRLIYPESLRYLPLYILALCKSLALRGGYADVSLDERCAAGFSMMILPARRLLNFIYPSLYRLDEVLTVEPDRIDGSLKRLPLTLQCLDTAGLYLLDDGFTFLVWLGRMLQPELMNDILGVSLSNFPDLSKIQLRECDNNHSRNFMAVQRALRERDSSCYQLPRVVRQGEQPREGFLLLSNLVEDQMAGTSSYMDWILQIHRQTQSS, translated from the exons ATGCGCCCGTCCGCGGGGAACGAGAGGCCGCCGGGCCGCCCCGTGTCCGGCTTCGTCCCCGGTTTCGCCGCCGGGGCCCCTCCGCCGGCGGCGGGGGCCTCGCCGTTCGGCGCCGCCGCTCCGCTCGTGCGCCCTGGTGGTCCGGCCGGCCCCTTTGCCCCGCCGCCGACGCAGCAGCAGGGCCCGCCGGTTCCTCAGGCGGCTGCTTCCCCTCGGGGGCCGTTCGGGGCTGCGCCGCCCTCGGCAATGGGTGGCTACAGGGGTCCACCGCCGCAACAGGGCTCCTTCGGCGCTGGGCCGCCCCCTTCAGGGCCGTTCAGCGCAGCACCACCGGCTCAGGGCCCCTTCGGCGCCACAACTCCTCCACCCCAGGGACCTTTCGGCGCCACATCTCGACCCCAGGGATCCTTCGGCGCCGCGCCTCCACCCCAGGGACCCTTTGGCACTGCGCCGCCGTCTCAAGGCCCTTTTGGCGCAGCACCTCCACCTTTTCGCCCTCCACCGTCAGCTATCCAGCAGCCACAGTCTCCCACAGGGAGCGCGATGCCACCGCCGACTTATGTGAGGCCGCCGCCAGTACAGTCGCAGCCCCAGCCTGTGCAAGGGTATTACCCTGGCGGCCCTAACCAACAGTTTCCGCCGTCCCGGCCAGCGTTTCAACAGCCAATGCAGAACATGCCACCGCCTCCCATGGGTCCACATTCCTCCTACAGCAACCAGCCAGCATATCCTACTACAGGGCCTCCGATGGGCACCCTCCAGAGCTTAGTGGAGGACTTCCAGTCTCTCTCAGTGAGTTCTGCACCTGGATCGCTTGACCCGGGTGTTGATGTGAATGGGCTACCACGTCCGCTGTATGGTGACGAGGAGCCAGCTAAGGTTTTGGAGGCATTCCCACTGAATTGCCACCCGAGGTACTTCCGTCTGACAACCCACACTATTCCGGCGTCCCAGTCATTGGTCTCCAGGTGGCATTTGCCCCTTGGGGCCGTGGTACATCCTCTCGCAGAAGCACCTGATGGG GAGGAAGTGCCAGTCGTCAACTTTGGGTCGGCCGGCGTAATCCGCTGCCGAAGATGCAGGACATATATAAATCCTTATGCAACATTTGCAGATGCTGGAAGGAAATGGCGCTGCAATCTCTGCACATTGCTCAATGATG TTCCTGGTGAGTACTTTTGTGGTCTTGATGCTAGTGGCAGAAGATTTGATACAGATCAAAGACCAGAACTTTCTAAGGGAACAGTGGAGTTTGTTGCTCCTACTGAATATATGGTCAGGCCACCAATGCCGCCTTCCTATTTCTTTCTTATTGATGTCTCAGTATCTGCAGTTCGAAGTGGGCTGCTCGAG GTAGTTGCGAAGACCATCAAGTCATGTCTTGATGATCTTCTAGGCTTTCCACGGACACAAATTGGATTCTTAACCTTTGATAGCACATTACACTTCCACAATTTCAAG TCTTCTCTGAGTCAGCCTCAAATGATGGTGGTTGCCGACTTGGACGATGTTTTCCTGCCATTGCCTGACGATCTCTTGGTTAATTTGGTCGATTCTAGACATGTTATCGAGTCTTTCCTCGATAACTTGCCCAATATGTTTCAGGACAATGTAAATGTAGAATCTGCTCTTGGTCCTGCACTTAAAGCAGCATTCATGGTTATG GGTCAAATTGGGGGAAAGTTGCTTGTCTTCCAGAGCACATTGCCATCTCTTGGTATTGGCCGTTTGAGACTTCGAGGAGATGATGTCCGTGCATATGGAACAGACAAGGAGCATATTCTGAGGATACCAGAAGATCCCTTCTATAAACAGATGGCTGCTGAGTTCACGAAAAATCAGATCGCCGTGGACATATTTTCTTTGAGTGACAAGTATTGTGATATAGCTTCCTTAG GTTCTCTGGCGAAATATACTGGTGGTCAGGTGTACCATTATCCCTCCTTCCAGGCAACTACTCATGGGGAGAAACTTAGACATGAGCTTAGCAGAGACCTTACTCGGGAGACTGCTTGGGAATCTGTAATGCGTATCAGATGTGGAAAAG GGGTGCGTTTCACAACTTATCATGGTCATTTCATGCTAAGGTCCACAGATTTGTTAGCTCTTCCAGCTGTTGACTCTGATAAAGCTTTTGCGATGCAACTGTCTCTAGAGGAGACCCTAATGACCACACAGACTGTTTACTTCCAAGTGGCCTTGCT ATATACATCATCTTCTGGTGAACGACGTATCAGGGTGCACACGGCAGCTGCACCTGTGGTCACAGATCTTGGTGAAATGTATCGTCAAGCAGATACTGGTGCTATTGTGTCAGTGTTGGCCAGAATTG CTGTTGAAAACTCACTGTCTGATAAGCTGGACAGTGTTCGACAACAATTACAGTTAAAACTTGTGAAAAGTTTAAAGGAATACCGGAACCTATATGTTGTACAACATCGGATAGGAGGGAGACTGATATATCCAGAATCATTAAGATATTTGCCACTATACATCCTCGCCCTATGCAAATCCCTTGCTCTGCGTGGTGGTTATGCTGATGTCTCTCTTGATGAACGATGTGCTGCTGGTTTCAGTATGATGATACTGCCTGCAAGAAGGCTGCTCAATTTTATTTATCCATCTCTGTACAGGCTTGACGAAGTATTGACAGTG GAACCAGATAGGATTGATGGGTCCCTGAAGCGGTTGCCATTAACCTTACAGTGCCTAGACACTGCTGGTttatatcttcttgatgatggctTCACCTTCCTAGTATGGTTAGGTAGAATGCTCCAGCCTGAGCTCATGAACGACATTCTTGGAGTCAGCCTGTCAAACTTCCCTGATCTATCAAAG ATTCAGTTGAGAGAATGTGACAACAATCACTCGAGAAACTTCATGGCAGTACAAAGAGCCCTGAGGGAGAGGGATTCTTCGTGTTACCAGCTGCCCCGTGTTGTACGGCAAGGTGAGCAGCCAAGAGAGGGCTTCTTGCTTCTGTCCAACCTCGTCGAGGACCAGATGGCTGGAACCAGCAGTTACATGGATTGGATACTCCAGATTCACCGCCAAACACAGAGCTCGTGA